One genomic window of Catenulispora sp. MAP5-51 includes the following:
- a CDS encoding glycosyltransferase 87 family protein, which yields MAMMAGDGPWMDRLTTAYKQPWSRRKAAAWWIAAATLVFGVGLIAGKGGNPLIDLKVYRDGGISFMKDLPLYTARFPHPLKGPDLPFTYPPFAAVVFSVLGFVGYYLAAVLMVAIGFTALTWTLYLVLRSRAGGRFLPEPTPRVLVTLTLASLVLEPISSTFLHGQINLLLMGLVATDALGPKTRLPRGVLAGIAAAIKLTPAVFLLYFVARRQWKTASNMAAAFVGATSLSFILAPRDSKAYWTETVFDPTRIGDLGYAANQSLRGGLHRLGGLPGMAMSMKTEEHLWFGLSMIVIALTYLGARRAIRRGDTVCALAVTAACQLLISPVSWSHHWVWIAPMLLPLAIQIVRGRERLKIAGLVLLTAVFLIGPLLLFPVDHGLEMHWGWWENLIGDAYMLITLSFVVWAAVARRSEKAAADAPLPAPRVTTASTALTPAEVR from the coding sequence ATGGCGATGATGGCGGGCGACGGCCCGTGGATGGACCGCTTGACCACGGCCTACAAGCAGCCGTGGAGCCGCCGCAAGGCCGCCGCCTGGTGGATCGCCGCGGCCACGCTGGTCTTCGGCGTCGGGCTGATAGCCGGCAAGGGCGGGAACCCGCTGATCGACCTGAAGGTCTACCGGGACGGCGGGATCTCCTTCATGAAGGACCTGCCGCTGTACACGGCCCGCTTCCCGCACCCGCTGAAAGGCCCCGACCTGCCCTTCACCTACCCGCCGTTCGCGGCCGTGGTCTTCAGCGTGCTGGGCTTCGTCGGCTACTACCTGGCCGCGGTCCTGATGGTGGCGATCGGGTTCACCGCCCTGACCTGGACCCTGTACCTGGTGCTGCGCAGCCGCGCCGGAGGCCGGTTCCTGCCCGAACCCACGCCCCGGGTGCTGGTCACCCTCACGCTGGCCAGCCTGGTGCTGGAGCCGATCAGCAGCACCTTCCTGCACGGCCAGATCAACCTGCTGCTGATGGGCCTGGTCGCCACCGACGCCCTGGGCCCCAAGACCCGGCTGCCGCGCGGCGTGCTGGCCGGCATCGCCGCGGCGATCAAGCTGACCCCGGCGGTGTTCCTGCTCTACTTCGTGGCGCGCCGGCAGTGGAAGACCGCCTCCAACATGGCCGCCGCCTTCGTCGGCGCGACCTCGCTGAGCTTCATCCTGGCGCCCCGCGACAGCAAGGCGTACTGGACCGAGACGGTCTTCGACCCCACGCGCATCGGCGACCTCGGATACGCCGCCAACCAGTCCCTGCGCGGCGGACTGCACCGGCTCGGCGGCCTGCCGGGCATGGCCATGTCGATGAAGACCGAGGAGCACCTCTGGTTCGGGCTGTCGATGATCGTCATCGCCCTGACCTACCTCGGCGCGCGCCGCGCGATCCGGCGCGGGGACACGGTCTGCGCGCTGGCCGTGACGGCCGCCTGCCAGCTGCTCATCTCCCCGGTCTCCTGGTCGCACCACTGGGTGTGGATCGCGCCGATGCTGCTGCCCCTGGCGATCCAGATCGTGCGCGGCCGCGAGCGGCTGAAGATCGCGGGCCTGGTCCTGCTCACCGCGGTGTTCCTCATCGGCCCGCTACTGCTCTTCCCGGTGGACCACGGCCTGGAGATGCACTGGGGCTGGTGGGAGAACCTCATCGGCGACGCCTACATGCTCATCACGCTGTCGTTCGTGGTCTGGGCCGCGGTGGCGCGCCGGAGCGAGAAGGCAGCCGCCGACGCGCCGCTGCCGGCGCCGCGCGTGACGACCGCGAGCACCGCGCTCACACCGGCCGAGGTGCGTTAG
- a CDS encoding response regulator produces the protein MPVIRVVVADDQAAVRDGLVALLSVTPGVEVVGEAADGAAAVAAAQSLRPDVVLMDLRMPGVDGVEATRRIAESAPDVRVVVLTTHADDASILKALRAGATGYLTKESGRAEIARAIEAAASGQSVLDDGVTAILLAAAVEVPASVELTPREAEVLTLIARGKSNTEIAEELFVSAATVKTHINNLFAKIGVRDRAQAVRYALRHGMD, from the coding sequence GTGCCAGTGATCCGTGTTGTGGTAGCCGACGACCAGGCGGCGGTGCGCGACGGGCTCGTCGCGCTGCTGTCCGTGACCCCCGGTGTCGAGGTCGTCGGGGAGGCCGCGGACGGGGCGGCGGCGGTGGCGGCGGCCCAGAGCCTGCGGCCGGACGTCGTGCTGATGGACCTGCGCATGCCCGGCGTGGACGGCGTCGAGGCCACCCGGCGGATCGCCGAGAGCGCCCCGGACGTGCGCGTCGTGGTGCTCACCACGCACGCCGACGACGCCTCGATCCTCAAAGCCCTGCGTGCCGGCGCCACCGGGTACCTGACCAAGGAGTCCGGCCGGGCCGAGATCGCCCGGGCCATCGAGGCCGCCGCCTCCGGCCAGTCGGTGCTGGACGACGGGGTCACGGCGATACTGCTGGCCGCCGCGGTCGAGGTGCCGGCCTCGGTCGAGCTGACGCCGCGCGAGGCCGAGGTGCTGACGCTGATCGCGCGGGGGAAGTCGAACACCGAGATCGCCGAGGAGCTGTTCGTCTCCGCGGCGACGGTGAAGACGCATATCAATAACTTGTTCGCGAAGATCGGGGTGCGCGATCGGGCTCAGGCTGTGCGGTACGCGCTGCGGCACGGGATGGACTGA
- a CDS encoding LacI family DNA-binding transcriptional regulator: protein MSITIADVAKHAGVSKTTVSRVLNAKSGIGSQTTERVRAAIEELGFVPSSAAVGLARGRTGTVGVLVPFGSPGAPAPLLTSQWMAGILQAVSDTLAAAGFGMRLFTCDDSEHSLERFAARISAREVDGLLAIEPVGMVDHLVGVDQRGLPVVLVDDRDPRIPLPTVSTTNSRGGSSAARHLMDLGRHRPLVITGRREYGCTRQRLAGFTQVYADAGLPVAPEYVIEGDFTVAGGVRAVRHAMQDGMEFDAVFAHNDLSAIGALRAIRQAPLRGLSDGDLALVGFDDIPLASQAGYPLTTVRQPLPEMGEAAARLLVARLSETPAPEPEPTVIPTDLVVRRTEVAG, encoded by the coding sequence ATGTCGATCACCATCGCCGACGTCGCGAAACACGCCGGGGTCAGCAAGACCACGGTGTCGCGAGTCCTCAACGCCAAGAGCGGGATCGGCAGCCAGACCACCGAACGAGTACGGGCGGCGATCGAAGAGCTGGGATTCGTACCCAGCTCGGCAGCCGTCGGCCTGGCTCGCGGCCGCACCGGAACGGTCGGGGTGCTGGTGCCCTTCGGCAGTCCCGGCGCGCCGGCTCCGCTGCTGACGTCGCAATGGATGGCCGGGATCCTGCAGGCGGTCTCCGACACGCTGGCGGCGGCCGGATTCGGGATGCGGCTGTTCACGTGCGACGACAGTGAGCATTCCCTGGAGCGGTTCGCAGCGCGGATCTCCGCGCGGGAGGTCGACGGCCTGCTGGCGATCGAACCGGTGGGGATGGTCGATCACCTCGTCGGCGTCGACCAGCGCGGGCTGCCGGTCGTCCTGGTCGACGACCGCGATCCCCGGATCCCGCTCCCGACGGTGTCCACGACCAACAGCCGGGGCGGAAGCTCCGCGGCGCGCCATCTGATGGACCTGGGCCGCCACCGGCCTCTGGTGATCACCGGACGGCGCGAATACGGGTGCACCCGGCAGCGGCTCGCGGGGTTCACCCAGGTCTACGCCGACGCCGGTCTGCCCGTCGCGCCGGAGTACGTCATCGAAGGCGACTTCACGGTCGCCGGCGGCGTACGAGCCGTCCGGCACGCGATGCAGGACGGGATGGAGTTCGACGCCGTCTTCGCGCACAACGACCTGTCGGCGATCGGCGCGCTGCGGGCCATCCGGCAGGCACCGCTGCGCGGTCTGTCCGACGGCGACCTCGCACTGGTCGGGTTCGACGACATCCCGCTGGCCTCGCAGGCGGGCTATCCGCTGACCACCGTGCGCCAGCCGCTGCCGGAGATGGGCGAGGCCGCGGCGCGGTTGCTGGTGGCCCGCCTCAGTGAGACACCGGCCCCAGAGCCGGAGCCCACGGTCATCCCGACGGACTTGGTGGTCCGCAGGACCGAGGTGGCGGGCTAG
- a CDS encoding alkyl sulfatase C-terminal domain-containing protein: MATIEECREALKEFAGKLGDMDESSKKLVRTVSLKVPDLNVTFHGTLREGSLEDVTTEPRDRAQIRLTITSDDLIALVAGDLNFASAWARGRVKLEASISDLLRLRKLL, encoded by the coding sequence GTGGCCACCATCGAGGAATGCCGGGAAGCGCTGAAGGAGTTCGCCGGGAAGCTCGGCGACATGGACGAGTCGAGCAAGAAGCTCGTACGGACCGTGAGCCTGAAGGTCCCGGACCTGAACGTGACCTTCCACGGCACACTGCGCGAGGGCTCGCTGGAGGACGTCACCACCGAGCCCCGCGACCGGGCGCAGATCCGGCTCACGATCACCAGCGACGACCTGATCGCGCTGGTGGCCGGGGACCTGAACTTCGCCTCGGCGTGGGCTCGGGGCCGGGTGAAGCTGGAGGCCTCGATCTCGGACCTGCTGCGACTGCGCAAGCTGCTGTGA
- the recN gene encoding DNA repair protein RecN, whose amino-acid sequence MRIRGLGVIEDAVLELSPGFTAVTGETGAGKTMVVTGLGLLFGGRSDSALVRPGAERASVEGRLVVDPKGPAGLAAAEAGAELEPVGKDTAELIISRSVSLEGRSRASLGGAAVPIGVLGGLADDLVAMHGQSAQQSLLQPARQRQALDRYAGPAVAEPLAEYKACFDRLKKIETTLEELTTRARERAQEADLLRFGLAEVERLEPAEDEDAELGAEAERLGHADTLRTASGGAHMALAGSPDDPASINALSLVSEATRALEAARGHDPALAELAQRLDEASFLLADVSTELAAYADSIEADPRRLADVQQRISDLNSLMRKYGPKLSDVIAWASDGALRLAELEGDDDRIAALTEERTAARAELAGHAARVSAARSQAADKFAAAVTTELAELAMPHARVEVPVAQKNAADGLQVEDRTVAFGPTGIDDVEIRLAPHPGAPFLPIAKGASGGELSRVMLAVEVVFAGSDPVPTFVFDEVDAGVGGKAAVEVGRRLARLARSAQVVVVTHLPQVAAFADRQLVVKKADDGLVTRSGVVVLDDAARRRELARMLAGLEESELGQAHADELLQAAAADRQQV is encoded by the coding sequence ATGAGGATTCGCGGCCTCGGCGTCATCGAGGACGCGGTGTTGGAGCTGTCGCCCGGATTCACGGCCGTCACCGGCGAGACCGGCGCCGGCAAGACGATGGTGGTCACGGGTCTGGGGCTGCTGTTCGGCGGCCGCTCGGACTCCGCGCTGGTCCGTCCCGGCGCCGAGCGGGCCTCGGTCGAGGGCCGCCTGGTCGTGGACCCCAAGGGGCCCGCGGGTCTGGCCGCCGCCGAGGCCGGCGCCGAGCTCGAGCCCGTCGGCAAGGACACGGCAGAGCTCATCATCTCCCGGTCGGTATCGCTGGAGGGGCGCTCGCGCGCGAGCCTGGGCGGCGCCGCCGTCCCCATCGGCGTCCTGGGCGGCCTGGCCGACGACCTGGTGGCCATGCACGGCCAGTCCGCGCAGCAGTCGCTGTTGCAGCCGGCCCGCCAGCGCCAGGCGCTGGACCGCTACGCGGGCCCGGCCGTGGCCGAACCCCTGGCCGAGTACAAGGCCTGCTTCGACCGCCTGAAGAAGATCGAGACCACGCTCGAGGAGCTGACCACCCGCGCCCGCGAGCGCGCCCAGGAGGCGGACCTGCTGCGCTTCGGCCTGGCCGAGGTCGAGCGCCTGGAGCCGGCCGAGGACGAGGACGCCGAGCTGGGCGCCGAGGCCGAGCGCCTGGGCCACGCCGACACCCTGCGCACCGCCTCCGGTGGCGCGCACATGGCGCTGGCCGGCAGCCCGGACGACCCGGCGTCGATCAACGCCCTGTCGCTGGTGTCCGAGGCGACCCGGGCCCTGGAGGCCGCGCGCGGGCACGACCCGGCCCTGGCCGAGCTGGCCCAGCGCCTGGACGAGGCCTCGTTCCTGCTGGCCGACGTCTCCACCGAGCTGGCCGCCTACGCCGACTCCATCGAGGCCGACCCGCGCCGGCTGGCCGACGTCCAGCAGCGCATCAGCGACCTCAACAGCCTGATGCGCAAGTACGGGCCCAAGCTCTCCGACGTCATCGCCTGGGCCTCCGACGGCGCCCTGCGCCTGGCCGAGCTCGAAGGCGACGACGACCGCATCGCCGCCCTGACCGAGGAGCGCACCGCGGCCCGCGCCGAGCTGGCCGGCCACGCCGCCCGGGTGTCGGCGGCGCGCTCCCAGGCCGCGGACAAGTTCGCGGCGGCGGTGACCACCGAGCTGGCCGAGCTGGCCATGCCGCACGCCCGCGTCGAGGTCCCGGTCGCGCAGAAGAACGCCGCCGACGGCCTTCAGGTGGAGGACCGCACGGTGGCCTTCGGCCCGACCGGCATCGACGACGTCGAGATCCGCCTGGCCCCGCACCCCGGCGCGCCGTTCCTGCCGATCGCCAAGGGCGCCTCCGGCGGCGAGCTGTCCCGGGTGATGCTCGCGGTCGAGGTGGTCTTCGCCGGCTCCGACCCGGTCCCGACCTTCGTCTTCGACGAGGTGGACGCCGGCGTCGGCGGCAAGGCCGCGGTGGAGGTGGGGCGGCGCCTGGCCCGCCTGGCGCGCTCGGCGCAGGTCGTGGTGGTGACGCACCTGCCGCAGGTGGCGGCCTTCGCCGACCGGCAGCTGGTGGTGAAGAAGGCCGACGACGGTCTGGTGACGCGCTCGGGCGTGGTCGTGCTCGACGACGCGGCGCGGCGCCGGGAGCTGGCACGGATGCTCGCCGGGCTGGAGGAGTCGGAGCTGGGGCAGGCGCACGCGGACGAGCTGCTGCAGGCGGCCGCGGCGGATCGGCAGCAGGTTTAG
- a CDS encoding sensor histidine kinase produces the protein MSSGPSLRDQPAAHGGHRLRDERARALAARARARAATWTGAMARLSVADVLSAPPAGHTGLIMSGTADDFPDLRRWTERWPAAAVVLRLLAVGALSFTIVHTGHPAAWALGGVAAVAGVMWAVSAVRRTPGLVFAIGVFAVCGAVLAGTGLAEPSGLTYVFMSLLYLQAVVEPRVTALYVGAAVIVAGAISAVAAHNGSQFPWIIAVSVGGYVFGDARRSRRLAVERAQDLLVMTRRANTEQAHAAALAERGRIARDVHDVLAHSLSGLAIQLEAADALLTDHTDVERAHTMVIRARRLAREGLSEVRRAVAALREDVKPPQESLALLAADYTEDTGWPATFEVAGGPVPQLSVETAQTLQRAAQEALTNARKHAPGAAVALRLAVGTDDMVDTVTLTIENAPSTTGSAPLASSGGGWGLVGLRERVDLVGGSVEAGATAEGGFRVTVVVPVAEDAQAAALGD, from the coding sequence GTGAGCTCTGGTCCGAGCCTCCGGGACCAGCCGGCAGCGCACGGCGGCCACCGGCTCCGGGACGAGCGGGCGCGGGCGCTCGCCGCCCGCGCCCGAGCCCGCGCGGCGACCTGGACCGGGGCCATGGCCCGGCTGAGCGTGGCCGACGTGCTTTCCGCGCCGCCGGCCGGGCACACTGGCCTCATCATGAGCGGCACCGCGGACGACTTCCCCGACCTGCGCCGGTGGACCGAACGCTGGCCCGCCGCCGCCGTGGTGCTGCGGCTGCTGGCGGTCGGGGCGCTGTCGTTCACCATCGTGCACACCGGGCACCCGGCCGCGTGGGCCCTCGGCGGTGTCGCCGCGGTGGCGGGGGTCATGTGGGCGGTCTCGGCGGTGCGCCGCACGCCGGGGCTGGTGTTCGCCATCGGGGTGTTCGCCGTCTGCGGTGCGGTGCTGGCCGGCACGGGGCTGGCCGAGCCGTCGGGGCTGACGTACGTCTTCATGAGCCTGCTGTACCTGCAGGCCGTGGTCGAACCGCGGGTGACCGCGTTGTACGTCGGGGCCGCGGTCATCGTGGCCGGGGCGATCAGCGCGGTCGCCGCGCACAACGGCAGCCAGTTCCCGTGGATCATCGCGGTCTCGGTCGGCGGCTACGTGTTCGGCGACGCCCGCCGCTCCCGCCGCCTGGCCGTGGAACGCGCCCAGGACCTGCTGGTGATGACCCGCCGTGCCAACACCGAGCAGGCCCACGCCGCCGCGCTGGCCGAGCGCGGCCGGATCGCCCGCGACGTCCACGACGTGCTGGCGCACTCGCTGTCGGGCCTGGCGATCCAGCTGGAGGCCGCCGACGCGCTGCTGACCGACCACACGGACGTGGAGCGCGCCCACACCATGGTGATCCGCGCCCGCCGCCTCGCCCGCGAGGGCCTGTCGGAGGTCCGTCGCGCGGTGGCTGCGCTGCGCGAGGACGTGAAGCCGCCGCAGGAGTCGTTGGCCCTGCTGGCCGCGGACTACACCGAGGACACCGGCTGGCCGGCGACGTTCGAGGTCGCCGGCGGCCCGGTGCCGCAGCTGTCCGTGGAGACGGCGCAGACCCTGCAACGCGCCGCCCAGGAAGCGCTGACCAACGCGCGCAAGCACGCGCCGGGGGCGGCGGTGGCGCTGCGGCTGGCGGTGGGCACGGACGACATGGTCGACACGGTCACGCTCACGATCGAGAACGCGCCGTCGACGACCGGCTCGGCACCGCTGGCGTCCTCCGGCGGCGGCTGGGGGCTGGTCGGACTGCGGGAGCGGGTGGATCTGGTCGGCGGGTCGGTGGAGGCCGGGGCGACGGCGGAGGGCGGGTTCCGGGTCACGGTGGTGGTGCCGGTCGCGGAAGATGCGCAGGCAGCGGCACTCGGGGACTGA
- a CDS encoding NAD kinase, with translation MGHGERNVLLVVHTGRQVALDAARDTVARLWASGVGVRVLAGEAGELETDAPVCALGAEALEDIELVVVLGGDGTMLRGAEVARSAGVPLLGVNLGRVGFLAEAEYEDLAFVVDRIVARDYTVEERMTLDVEVSQDGQVVDRSWALNEASVEKASRERMLEVLVSIDGRPLSKWGCDGVIFATPTGSTAYNFSAGGPIVWPDLDALLLVPISAHALFARPLVVSPHSLLALELQPNGDEAGSKGAVMWCDGRRVLDLAAGARVEVRRGAVPVRFARLHRAPFSDRLVAKFALPVDGWRVEK, from the coding sequence ATGGGACACGGCGAGCGCAACGTGCTGTTGGTCGTCCACACCGGCCGGCAGGTGGCCTTGGACGCCGCGCGGGACACGGTGGCGCGGCTGTGGGCCAGCGGGGTCGGCGTGCGGGTGCTGGCGGGCGAGGCGGGGGAGCTGGAGACCGACGCCCCGGTCTGCGCGCTCGGCGCCGAGGCGCTGGAGGACATCGAGCTGGTGGTGGTGCTCGGCGGCGACGGGACGATGCTGCGCGGCGCGGAGGTGGCGCGCTCGGCCGGGGTGCCGCTGCTGGGCGTGAACCTGGGCCGGGTCGGGTTCCTGGCCGAGGCCGAGTACGAGGACCTGGCCTTCGTCGTGGACCGCATCGTCGCCCGCGACTACACGGTCGAGGAGCGGATGACGCTCGACGTCGAGGTGAGCCAGGACGGCCAGGTCGTGGACCGGTCCTGGGCGCTGAACGAGGCCAGCGTGGAGAAGGCCTCGCGCGAGCGCATGCTGGAGGTGCTGGTCTCCATCGACGGCCGGCCGCTGTCCAAGTGGGGCTGCGACGGCGTCATCTTCGCCACCCCGACCGGCTCCACGGCCTACAACTTCTCCGCCGGCGGCCCGATCGTCTGGCCGGACCTGGACGCGCTGCTGCTGGTCCCGATCAGCGCGCACGCGCTGTTCGCCCGGCCGCTGGTGGTCTCCCCGCACTCGCTGCTGGCGCTGGAGCTCCAGCCCAACGGCGACGAGGCGGGGAGCAAGGGCGCTGTGATGTGGTGCGACGGACGCCGGGTGCTGGACCTGGCGGCCGGGGCGCGCGTGGAGGTGCGGCGCGGGGCCGTGCCGGTGCGGTTCGCGCGGTTGCACCGGGCGCCGTTCAGCGACCGGCTGGTGGCCAAGTTCGCGCTGCCGGTGGACGGCTGGCGGGTGGAGAAGTAG
- the steA gene encoding putative cytokinetic ring protein SteA, producing the protein MTHSPHRPRRRAQARQPDLPGLSGVARVDRRTKDLTKRLRAGEIALIDHVDLDGPAAEALLACKPAAVVNAAKSLSGRYPAMGLEILLSAGIPVVDEVGPAVLERIAEGDMVRLDGNVVLRGSTPVAVGKAVELEEVVEALAEARSTVSEQIEAFTANTMEYLRAERDLLFDGVGVPDITTELDGRHVLMVVRGTHHKDDLAVLRPYIREYRPVCIGVDGGADALLECGHRPDMIVGDMDSVSDEALACGAELVVHAYPDGTAPGLDRVTSLGLPCTVFPAAGTSEDVAMLLADDKGATLIVAVGGHSNLVEFLEKGRGGMASTFLTRLRVGGKLVDAKGVSRLYRSRISNASLAALVLAALTTIIATLLVSPAGKGYLTVLGSVWDDFVFWVRSWLS; encoded by the coding sequence ATGACGCACTCTCCGCACCGTCCCCGACGCCGAGCCCAGGCCCGCCAGCCAGACTTGCCGGGCCTGTCCGGCGTTGCCCGGGTCGACCGGCGCACCAAGGACCTGACCAAGCGGCTGCGGGCCGGCGAGATCGCCCTGATCGACCACGTCGACCTCGACGGCCCGGCCGCCGAGGCGCTGCTGGCCTGCAAGCCCGCGGCGGTGGTGAACGCGGCCAAGTCGCTGTCCGGCCGCTATCCGGCCATGGGCCTGGAGATCCTGCTGTCCGCCGGCATCCCGGTGGTCGACGAGGTGGGCCCGGCGGTGCTGGAGCGGATCGCCGAGGGCGACATGGTGCGCCTGGACGGCAACGTGGTCCTGCGCGGCAGCACGCCGGTCGCGGTCGGCAAGGCGGTGGAGCTGGAGGAGGTCGTCGAGGCGCTGGCCGAGGCCCGCTCGACGGTGTCCGAGCAGATCGAGGCGTTCACCGCGAACACCATGGAGTACCTGCGGGCCGAGCGGGACCTGCTGTTCGACGGCGTCGGCGTCCCGGACATCACCACCGAGCTCGACGGCCGCCACGTGCTGATGGTGGTCCGCGGCACGCACCACAAGGACGACCTGGCGGTGCTGCGCCCCTACATCCGCGAGTACCGGCCGGTCTGCATAGGGGTGGACGGCGGGGCGGACGCGCTGCTGGAGTGCGGCCACCGCCCGGACATGATCGTCGGCGACATGGACTCGGTCTCCGACGAGGCCCTGGCCTGCGGCGCGGAGCTGGTCGTGCACGCCTACCCCGACGGAACCGCCCCGGGCCTGGACCGCGTCACCTCCCTGGGCCTGCCCTGCACGGTGTTCCCGGCGGCCGGCACGAGCGAGGACGTGGCGATGCTCCTGGCCGACGACAAGGGCGCGACCCTGATCGTCGCCGTCGGCGGCCACAGCAACCTGGTGGAGTTCCTGGAGAAGGGGCGCGGAGGCATGGCCTCCACCTTCCTGACCCGCTTGCGGGTGGGCGGCAAACTGGTGGACGCCAAGGGCGTGTCCCGGCTGTACCGCAGCCGCATCTCCAACGCCTCGCTGGCCGCCCTGGTCCTGGCCGCGCTCACCACCATCATCGCCACGCTGCTGGTCTCCCCGGCCGGGAAGGGCTACCTGACCGTGCTCGGCTCGGTGTGGGACGACTTCGTGTTCTGGGTGCGGAGTTGGCTTTCGTAG
- a CDS encoding TetR/AcrR family transcriptional regulator, whose translation MTSPARRTQEERSAATRRLLLDATVECLVKHGYAGTTTTRVSELAGVSRGAQVHHFATKDELVVAAVRHLAEQQAQVVLTRPDLLAGSADPVGDALELLWKAHQGPTFDAAIELWVAARTDPDLREATAAFERTLTARLMEVSEILFGARVTGLPDFQLRLLTALEAIRGLRMVSFLHPYPSARLDERWQRSKALLRPLFEQADRRST comes from the coding sequence GTGACATCCCCCGCGCGCCGCACCCAGGAGGAGCGCTCCGCCGCCACCCGCCGCCTGCTGCTCGACGCGACCGTCGAGTGCCTGGTGAAGCACGGTTACGCCGGTACCACCACCACGCGGGTCTCCGAGCTGGCCGGGGTCTCCCGGGGCGCGCAGGTGCACCACTTCGCGACCAAGGACGAGCTGGTGGTGGCCGCCGTGCGGCACCTGGCTGAGCAGCAGGCGCAAGTGGTACTTACGAGGCCGGATCTGCTTGCCGGCTCGGCCGACCCGGTCGGGGACGCGCTGGAGCTGCTGTGGAAGGCGCATCAGGGCCCGACCTTCGACGCCGCGATCGAGCTGTGGGTGGCCGCGCGGACCGATCCGGACCTGCGGGAGGCGACGGCCGCGTTCGAGCGGACGCTCACCGCGCGGCTCATGGAGGTCTCCGAGATCCTGTTCGGGGCGCGGGTGACCGGGCTGCCGGACTTCCAGCTGCGGCTGCTCACCGCGCTGGAGGCGATCCGGGGGCTGCGGATGGTGTCGTTCCTGCACCCGTATCCCTCGGCCCGGCTCGACGAGCGGTGGCAGAGGTCGAAGGCGCTGCTGCGGCCGTTGTTCGAGCAGGCGGATCGACGCTCAACCTGA